A region of Pasteurellaceae bacterium Orientalotternb1 DNA encodes the following proteins:
- a CDS encoding D-tyrosyl-tRNA(Tyr) deacylase codes for MISLIQRVKWAKVEVNNQIVGEIGSGLVVLLGVEQGDDQAKADKLLEKVLHYRIFADENGKMNLNVQQAGGSLLVVSQFTLAADTQKGLRPSFSRGANPADAEQLYHYFHQQAAQKIHTQTGQFAADMQVSLQNDGPVTFWLQA; via the coding sequence ATGATCAGCTTAATTCAACGGGTAAAATGGGCAAAAGTGGAAGTGAATAATCAAATCGTTGGCGAAATTGGCTCAGGGTTGGTTGTCTTACTTGGCGTTGAGCAGGGTGATGATCAAGCCAAAGCAGATAAATTGCTCGAGAAAGTGCTACATTATCGTATTTTTGCCGATGAAAATGGCAAGATGAATTTAAACGTGCAGCAAGCTGGCGGCAGTTTGTTGGTGGTTTCGCAATTCACCCTTGCCGCTGACACGCAAAAAGGATTACGTCCGAGTTTCTCTCGTGGAGCAAATCCTGCCGATGCGGAACAGCTTTACCACTATTTTCATCAGCAAGCCGCCCAAAAAATTCACACCCAAACGGGACAGTTCGCCGCCGATATGCAAGTAAGCCTACAAAATGATGGGCCTGTCACTTTTTGGTTGCAGGCTTAA
- a CDS encoding tRNA lysidine(34) synthetase TilS, with amino-acid sequence MMQRLFFSQIEQHFPTQTDFLIGLSGGVDSVALLHLFCQLRQYKPLNLRAIHIHHGLSPNADSWEAFCQALCEQWQIPLSIQRVHVAGTQGLEANARQARYQAIQTHIQPNEIFCTAHHLDDQAETFFLALKRGAGLKGLSAMQAVSFWQNFTIFRPLLSFSKADILVYATAENLRWIIDESNANTQFDRNFLRNEVLPPLNQRWQRFSQMVARASQHCAEQQQLIEELLADELDPRANFAEKSLNVDGFEHFSPLKQRQLIRLWLEKCGESMPSEAQLKQIIQHLIFAEKDKNPQVKVGEKVVRRYQKTIYLLASLPPTPPSAVLPPQAGAELVFPNVGTLIRTTDSLICKKNHGTDRLQLPVELRNQPLIIQFTAPSKVKRYGKAHREEMKKIWQAHNIPVWQRHCTPLVFFGDELVGLLSQAVTSRKNFTNQTL; translated from the coding sequence ATGATGCAACGCCTATTTTTTAGCCAAATCGAACAGCATTTCCCAACACAAACCGATTTTCTGATCGGGTTAAGCGGTGGAGTAGATTCGGTGGCGTTGTTGCATCTTTTCTGTCAACTTCGTCAGTACAAGCCGCTGAATTTGCGGGCAATTCATATTCATCACGGTTTAAGCCCAAATGCCGATAGCTGGGAAGCGTTCTGCCAAGCACTGTGCGAACAGTGGCAAATTCCACTAAGCATTCAGCGAGTGCACGTTGCTGGCACGCAAGGGCTGGAAGCCAACGCACGCCAAGCTCGCTACCAAGCCATTCAAACCCACATTCAACCGAATGAAATTTTCTGCACCGCTCACCATTTAGACGACCAAGCCGAAACGTTCTTTTTGGCACTCAAACGGGGAGCTGGGCTGAAAGGGCTATCAGCTATGCAAGCGGTCAGTTTCTGGCAAAATTTTACCATTTTCCGGCCGCTACTCTCCTTCAGCAAAGCGGATATACTCGTCTATGCCACAGCGGAAAATCTGCGTTGGATCATCGATGAAAGCAACGCCAATACGCAATTTGACCGCAACTTTTTGCGAAACGAAGTATTGCCACCGCTTAATCAACGTTGGCAACGGTTCAGCCAAATGGTTGCCCGAGCCAGCCAACATTGTGCCGAGCAACAACAGCTTATTGAAGAACTGCTTGCCGATGAACTCGACCCACGAGCCAATTTCGCTGAAAAAAGCTTGAACGTTGATGGTTTTGAACATTTTTCCCCGCTGAAACAGCGTCAATTGATTCGCCTGTGGCTTGAGAAATGTGGCGAGTCAATGCCAAGCGAAGCCCAACTTAAGCAGATCATTCAGCACCTGATTTTTGCGGAAAAAGATAAAAATCCGCAGGTGAAAGTGGGGGAAAAGGTGGTGAGAAGGTATCAGAAAACAATCTATCTATTGGCATCTCTCCCCCCTACCCCGCCTTCGGCGGTACTTCCCCCGCAAGCGGGGGCAGAATTGGTTTTTCCTAATGTTGGTACGCTCATTCGCACGACAGACAGTTTGATTTGCAAAAAAAACCACGGAACTGACCGCTTGCAACTTCCTGTGGAACTGCGAAATCAGCCGCTGATCATTCAATTTACGGCACCAAGCAAAGTCAAACGCTATGGCAAAGCTCATCGGGAAGAGATGAAAAAAATCTGGCAGGCACACAATATCCCTGTTTGGCAACGCCACTGTACACCGTTGGTGTTTTTTGGAGATGAGTTAGTGGGATTACTATCACAAGCGGTCACTTCCCGCAAAAACTTTACCAATCAAACGCTTTGA
- a CDS encoding glutamate-5-semialdehyde dehydrogenase, with amino-acid sequence MTMLELAKHAKQASVELAQFSNVQKNQALLAIAESLEQRTADILAVNAKDIEFAQSQGISAAIIDRLLLTPERIQAIANDVRNVAKLADPVGQVMDGGVLDSGLKIERQRVPLGVVLTIYEARPNVTIDVASLCLKTGNAVILRGGKETKFTNAILVEVVQQALEKAGLPKLAVQAVTDPDRALLLELLKLDRYIDILIPRGGASLHQFCKENSTIPVIVGGIGVCHLYVEATADLDRSLDVIANAKTQRPSTCNTLETLLVDRQIAAIFLPKLAARLAELGVTVHSDDFPAELQNLVKIRPLVEDELRQEWLSLDLNVVVVDDIVHAISHIRTYGSQHSEGILTSNYALARQFVQQVDAAAVYINASTRFTDGAQFGLGAEVAVSTQKLHARGPMGLEALTTYKWVCEGDYLSRR; translated from the coding sequence ATGACGATGTTAGAACTGGCGAAACACGCCAAGCAAGCCAGTGTGGAGCTGGCACAATTCAGCAATGTGCAGAAAAATCAGGCGTTGTTGGCGATTGCTGAAAGTCTTGAACAACGCACCGCCGATATTTTAGCGGTGAATGCCAAAGATATTGAATTTGCCCAAAGCCAAGGGATTTCAGCGGCAATTATCGACCGCTTGTTGCTCACGCCTGAACGTATTCAGGCAATCGCCAACGATGTGCGAAACGTGGCGAAACTTGCCGATCCTGTCGGGCAAGTGATGGACGGCGGCGTGTTGGATAGCGGGCTGAAAATCGAACGCCAGCGAGTGCCACTCGGCGTAGTGCTGACCATTTACGAAGCCCGCCCAAATGTGACGATTGACGTGGCATCGCTCTGCTTGAAAACGGGCAATGCGGTGATTTTACGAGGCGGCAAAGAGACGAAATTCACCAACGCCATTTTGGTCGAAGTGGTGCAGCAAGCCTTGGAAAAAGCGGGTTTACCGAAATTGGCGGTGCAAGCGGTAACGGATCCTGACCGTGCATTACTGTTAGAATTACTCAAATTAGATCGCTACATTGATATACTCATTCCACGTGGCGGGGCGAGTTTGCATCAGTTCTGCAAAGAAAATTCAACCATTCCTGTGATTGTCGGCGGCATCGGCGTGTGCCATTTGTATGTGGAAGCCACGGCAGATTTAGACCGCTCTCTCGATGTAATCGCCAACGCCAAAACCCAACGTCCAAGCACTTGCAACACCCTTGAAACCTTGTTGGTTGATCGCCAAATCGCCGCAATATTTTTGCCGAAATTGGCGGCTCGTTTAGCGGAATTAGGCGTAACGGTTCACAGCGATGATTTCCCTGCCGAATTGCAAAATCTTGTGAAAATCCGACCGCTTGTTGAAGACGAACTCCGCCAAGAGTGGCTGTCGCTCGATTTGAACGTGGTGGTGGTAGACGACATTGTCCACGCCATTTCGCATATTCGCACTTACGGCAGCCAACACTCTGAAGGCATTCTCACCAGCAATTATGCCTTAGCTCGCCAGTTTGTACAGCAAGTGGATGCGGCGGCAGTTTACATCAACGCCAGCACCCGTTTTACTGACGGAGCACAGTTCGGTTTAGGGGCGGAAGTTGCCGTCAGCACCCAAAAACTCCACGCCCGTGGGCCAATGGGCTTAGAAGCCCTGACCACCTACAAATGGGTGTGCGAAGGGGATTATTTAAGCCGCCGATAA
- a CDS encoding site-specific tyrosine recombinase XerD: MKELDSTLEQFLDNLWQEHHLSDNTVASYRSDLAAFVGWLPDPKAYLTVDVVDLQTFLGERLEQGYKSSSSARMLSCLRKFFRFLLLEGYRSDDPSETLKSPRKPAHLPKSLSEDQVLDLLNAPNTNDPLELRDKAMLELLYATGLRVTELVSLTVDSLSLNQGLVRVIGKGDKERIVPLGEEASYWISEFFQYGRRALLGEVQSDVVFPSRLGKQMTRQTFWHRIKHYALFAGIDSDKLSPHVLRHAFATHLVNHGADLRVVQMLLGHRDLSTTQIYTQVAKARLKSLHQQFHPRG; encoded by the coding sequence ATGAAAGAACTTGATTCCACATTGGAACAATTTTTGGATAACCTTTGGCAAGAGCATCATTTGTCGGATAATACCGTGGCATCGTATCGTTCGGATTTAGCCGCATTTGTCGGTTGGTTGCCTGATCCAAAGGCTTATTTGACGGTCGATGTGGTAGATTTACAAACTTTTCTTGGTGAGCGTTTAGAGCAGGGCTATAAATCGTCTAGTTCCGCAAGAATGTTGAGCTGTTTGCGTAAATTTTTCCGCTTTTTGTTGTTAGAAGGTTATCGCAGTGACGATCCGAGCGAAACGCTGAAATCGCCACGCAAGCCCGCCCATTTGCCGAAATCGTTAAGCGAAGATCAAGTCTTAGATTTGCTTAACGCTCCGAATACCAATGATCCACTTGAATTGCGTGATAAAGCGATGTTGGAATTGCTGTATGCCACGGGGCTGAGGGTGACGGAATTGGTGTCGCTGACGGTCGATAGTTTGAGTTTGAACCAAGGCTTAGTACGGGTGATTGGTAAGGGCGATAAAGAACGCATTGTCCCCCTGGGCGAAGAAGCGAGCTATTGGATCAGCGAGTTTTTTCAATATGGACGGCGGGCGTTGCTCGGAGAAGTGCAGTCAGACGTGGTATTCCCGAGCCGTTTAGGCAAGCAAATGACCCGCCAAACTTTTTGGCATCGCATTAAGCATTACGCACTGTTTGCAGGGATCGATAGCGATAAGCTCTCGCCCCACGTGTTACGCCACGCATTTGCCACCCATTTGGTCAATCACGGGGCGGATTTGCGTGTGGTGCAAATGTTGCTTGGGCATCGCGATCTTTCCACCACACAAATTTATACCCAAGTGGCGAAAGCTCGGTTAAAATCGCTGCATCAACAATTTCACCCGAGAGGATAA
- a CDS encoding PTS glucose transporter subunit IIB, with amino-acid sequence MFKQLQQVGKAFMLPIAILPAAGLLLGIGGALSNKATVQAYPILDNPVLQGIFQIMSAAGSVVFANLALLLCVGLGIGLAKRDKGVAALAAVVGYLIMAGTIAALIPIFSPEVKGIDTGVIGALVMGLITVKLHNNYHNIQLPQILGFFGGSRFVPIVTAFAAIFVGAVFFLIWPAFQNWLVSAGQSIAAMGEVGTFFYGFLMRLSGAVGLHHMIYPLFWYTELGGTEMVNGEMIVGAQKIFFAQLADPNHQGLFTEGTRFFAGRFDTMMFGLPAACLAMYHAVPKAKRNLIGGLFLGAALTSFITGITEPIEFMFLFVAPWLYVFHAFLDGVSFYIADLLNIAIGNTFSGGFIDFLLFGILQGNENTNWIRVVLVGLPWAALYYFSFLFFIRKFNVMTPGRADDKEDVVSQQATSLTENAHTIIAALGSAENIENVDACITRLRVAVKDVSKVDKARLKAIGAVDVLQVSGGIQAVFGAKAVLYKSEVNQILGKED; translated from the coding sequence ATGTTTAAACAACTTCAACAAGTCGGTAAAGCCTTTATGTTGCCGATTGCTATTCTTCCTGCGGCGGGTTTGTTGCTTGGAATCGGTGGAGCCTTATCAAATAAGGCAACTGTGCAAGCCTATCCGATCTTAGATAACCCTGTTCTACAAGGTATTTTCCAAATTATGTCTGCGGCAGGTAGTGTGGTGTTTGCCAATTTGGCTCTTTTGCTGTGCGTTGGGCTTGGAATCGGTCTAGCGAAGCGGGATAAAGGTGTCGCGGCATTGGCTGCGGTGGTTGGTTATTTGATTATGGCTGGCACGATTGCTGCCTTGATCCCGATTTTTTCCCCAGAAGTAAAAGGGATTGATACAGGGGTAATTGGTGCATTAGTGATGGGACTGATTACCGTCAAATTGCATAACAACTACCACAACATTCAGCTACCACAAATTCTTGGCTTCTTCGGCGGTTCACGTTTTGTGCCGATCGTCACTGCTTTTGCGGCGATTTTTGTGGGGGCGGTGTTCTTCTTGATTTGGCCAGCTTTCCAGAATTGGCTTGTTTCTGCAGGACAAAGTATTGCGGCAATGGGCGAAGTCGGCACCTTCTTCTATGGCTTCTTAATGCGGCTAAGCGGAGCGGTTGGATTGCACCATATGATTTATCCGCTGTTTTGGTATACCGAATTGGGCGGCACTGAAATGGTCAATGGAGAGATGATCGTTGGGGCTCAAAAGATTTTCTTCGCACAGCTTGCGGATCCAAATCATCAAGGTTTATTCACCGAAGGTACTCGCTTCTTTGCTGGTCGTTTTGACACGATGATGTTCGGTTTACCTGCGGCTTGCTTGGCAATGTACCACGCTGTACCAAAGGCAAAGCGTAACTTGATAGGCGGTTTGTTCTTAGGTGCCGCTTTGACATCCTTTATCACAGGGATCACCGAGCCGATTGAATTTATGTTCCTGTTCGTTGCCCCTTGGCTTTATGTGTTCCATGCTTTTTTAGATGGGGTGTCATTCTATATTGCGGACTTATTGAACATCGCTATTGGTAACACTTTCTCGGGTGGTTTTATTGATTTCTTGCTATTCGGCATCTTGCAAGGCAACGAAAATACCAACTGGATCCGTGTCGTGCTTGTCGGCTTGCCTTGGGCGGCACTTTATTACTTTTCGTTTCTGTTCTTCATTCGCAAATTTAATGTCATGACACCAGGCAGAGCGGATGATAAAGAAGACGTGGTGTCGCAACAAGCGACATCGCTGACTGAAAATGCCCATACCATTATTGCTGCTTTGGGCAGTGCAGAGAATATCGAAAATGTCGATGCTTGTATTACTCGCTTACGTGTTGCCGTCAAAGATGTTTCAAAAGTGGACAAAGCACGTTTAAAAGCGATTGGGGCAGTCGATGTGTTACAAGTGAGCGGAGGCATTCAAGCCGTTTTTGGTGCTAAAGCGGTGCTGTATAAGAGCGAAGTCAATCAAATTTTAGGTAAAGAAGACTAG
- a CDS encoding DNA mismatch repair protein MutL: MTTPMPLIHILPPQLANQIAAGEVVERPASVVKELVENSLDAGATLIQVDIEKGGSQLIRIRDNGCGIGKQDLALALARHATSKIATLEDLEAILSLGFRGEALASISSVSRLTLTSRPEYQIEAWQAYTQGREMAVEIQPASHPVGTTIEVANLFFNTPARRKFLRTDKTEFAHIDEVLRRIALAKPNVTFILTHNDKKIRHYKAVASQNIEQQQKRVAAICGEDFIQNATHIDWQHGDLHLYGWVGSPYFVRPQNDLCYSYVNGRMMRDKTINHAIRQAYGDSLPKETYPAFVLFLDLDPSYVDVNVHPAKHEVRFHQGRLVHDFIYQGVLNAVQGTEKLPLANEVGEPMPTYVVDTNVRASGRNIFASEYGAKPSVNHYGGGQRAWQSARESVSKSEQKWYGELLGGGNKRSDSANILQIDTPANVQNPPKNPPLAMAEIQPTGHCQALAIVQNQAVLLKQGNDFYLVSLQKLAKLRLQIQLEKGESQSLLIPLSISLDQDQAARLQQLEKELMAIGFAFQTKQWQGQTRLAILQVPSSLREQNLQQLLLKLLAEQAVSCVAFFAKNCVDLTACSLAEAVNLLAEAEQSAQGKRLLEQWKIAVDFTDYLKLM, translated from the coding sequence ATGACCACGCCAATGCCGTTAATTCATATTTTGCCACCACAGCTTGCCAACCAAATTGCCGCAGGGGAAGTGGTTGAGCGTCCTGCTTCAGTGGTCAAAGAGTTGGTCGAGAACAGCTTGGATGCGGGGGCGACGCTGATTCAGGTTGATATTGAGAAAGGCGGTTCGCAGTTGATCCGCATTCGTGATAACGGCTGCGGGATCGGCAAGCAGGATCTGGCATTGGCACTCGCTCGCCACGCCACCAGCAAAATCGCCACACTGGAAGATTTGGAAGCAATTTTAAGCCTAGGTTTTCGTGGTGAGGCGTTGGCGAGTATCAGCTCGGTGTCGCGTTTGACGCTCACTTCCCGCCCCGAATATCAAATAGAGGCGTGGCAAGCCTATACCCAAGGGCGAGAAATGGCGGTAGAAATTCAACCTGCCTCGCACCCCGTTGGCACCACGATTGAAGTCGCCAACCTGTTTTTCAACACACCCGCCCGCCGTAAATTTTTACGCACCGACAAAACGGAGTTTGCTCACATTGATGAAGTGCTTCGCCGCATTGCGTTGGCGAAGCCGAATGTGACCTTTATTCTGACCCACAACGACAAAAAAATCCGCCACTACAAAGCAGTCGCAAGTCAAAACATTGAGCAGCAGCAAAAGCGGGTAGCGGCGATTTGTGGCGAAGATTTTATCCAAAATGCGACGCATATCGACTGGCAACACGGCGATTTGCACTTGTATGGCTGGGTCGGTTCGCCTTATTTTGTGCGTCCGCAAAATGATCTCTGTTACAGCTATGTCAATGGGCGGATGATGCGGGATAAAACCATCAATCACGCCATTCGCCAAGCCTACGGCGACAGTCTGCCGAAAGAAACTTACCCTGCGTTTGTGCTGTTTTTAGATCTCGACCCGAGTTATGTCGATGTGAATGTGCATCCTGCCAAGCACGAGGTTCGTTTTCATCAAGGGCGATTGGTACACGATTTCATCTATCAAGGCGTGCTGAATGCGGTGCAAGGCACGGAAAAATTACCTCTCGCCAATGAAGTGGGTGAGCCGATGCCGACTTATGTGGTGGACACTAACGTGAGAGCGTCAGGTCGTAATATTTTTGCCAGTGAATACGGTGCGAAGCCATCGGTAAATCATTATGGTGGTGGACAGCGAGCGTGGCAGTCTGCCCGAGAAAGCGTTAGCAAAAGCGAGCAGAAATGGTATGGCGAGCTGCTTGGCGGCGGTAACAAGCGGTCAGATTCGGCAAACATTTTGCAAATCGACACGCCAGCCAATGTGCAAAATCCCCCGAAAAATCCACCGCTGGCAATGGCTGAAATCCAACCAACAGGGCATTGCCAAGCCCTTGCTATCGTGCAAAATCAAGCGGTGTTGCTGAAACAGGGGAACGATTTTTACCTTGTTAGCTTGCAAAAATTGGCAAAGCTAAGATTGCAAATTCAACTGGAAAAAGGAGAGAGCCAAAGTTTGCTGATCCCGCTCTCTATCAGCTTGGATCAGGATCAAGCCGCACGGTTACAGCAGTTAGAAAAAGAACTGATGGCGATCGGCTTTGCGTTCCAAACAAAACAGTGGCAAGGGCAAACCCGCTTGGCGATTTTGCAAGTGCCAAGCAGCTTGCGTGAGCAGAATTTGCAGCAACTGCTGCTGAAATTGCTGGCGGAACAAGCGGTCAGTTGCGTGGCATTTTTTGCAAAAAATTGTGTGGATCTAACCGCTTGCAGCCTTGCGGAAGCCGTGAATTTGCTGGCGGAAGCAGAGCAATCGGCACAGGGTAAACGCCTTCTTGAACAGTGGAAGATTGCGGTCGATTTTACGGACTATCTTAAATTAATGTAA